Proteins encoded by one window of Deltaproteobacteria bacterium:
- a CDS encoding aldo/keto reductase, protein MATFSPVTLGLWAMGGKYWGEDVRDEDSIAAIHAALDLGIESFDTAPLYGEGHADELLVRALGERRHQVTIATKVGVRLPTAAGEHARSDLSPAHLRADCEASLRRLKLERIDLLQIHWPCEFGTPLEESLATLVALQGEGKIAAFGLSNYDAPTLARARQLAPVATLQTPYSLLRREYEQGLEAVCLEPAPALGVLIYEPLCRGLLTAKFDEESTFPDSDLRAHDDRFSGPAFRRALRLAEGLARIAEHFDATAAALAIAWVLRRPSVSAALVGAKRPEQVRQNAEAARLAADPGVPWEVLDRMAEAMRPPPRHRP, encoded by the coding sequence ATGGCCACCTTCTCCCCGGTCACCCTGGGCCTCTGGGCCATGGGCGGAAAGTACTGGGGCGAGGACGTCCGCGACGAGGACTCGATCGCGGCGATCCACGCCGCCCTCGACCTGGGGATCGAGAGCTTCGACACGGCGCCCCTCTACGGTGAGGGCCACGCCGACGAGCTCCTCGTCCGGGCCCTCGGGGAGCGCCGTCACCAGGTGACGATCGCCACCAAGGTCGGCGTCCGCCTGCCCACCGCGGCCGGAGAGCACGCCCGCTCCGATCTCTCCCCGGCCCACCTGCGCGCCGACTGCGAGGCCAGCCTGCGCCGGCTGAAGCTCGAGCGCATCGATCTCCTCCAGATCCACTGGCCCTGCGAGTTCGGCACCCCCCTCGAGGAGAGCCTCGCCACCCTGGTGGCGCTGCAGGGGGAGGGGAAGATCGCGGCCTTCGGCCTCTCGAACTACGACGCCCCCACCCTCGCCCGGGCCCGCCAGCTCGCCCCGGTGGCGACCCTCCAGACGCCCTACTCCCTCCTGCGCCGGGAGTACGAACAGGGCCTGGAGGCGGTCTGCCTCGAGCCCGCGCCGGCCCTGGGGGTCCTGATCTACGAGCCCCTCTGCCGGGGGCTGCTGACGGCCAAGTTCGACGAGGAGAGCACCTTCCCGGACTCGGATCTGCGCGCCCACGACGACCGCTTCTCGGGGCCGGCCTTCCGCCGCGCGCTCCGCCTCGCCGAGGGGCTGGCCAGGATCGCCGAGCACTTCGACGCCACGGCCGCCGCCCTGGCGATCGCCTGGGTGCTGCGCCGGCCCTCCGTGAGCGCCGCCCTGGTGGGCGCCAAGCGCCCCGAGCAGGTGCGCCAGAACGCCGAGGCGGCCCGCCTGGCGGCCGATCCCGGGGTCCCCTGGGAGGTCCTGGACCGGATGGCCGAGGCGATGAGGCCGCCACCGCGTCACCGGCCTTGA
- a CDS encoding DUF933 domain-containing protein, protein MRVGIVGFPGCGKSTVFQALAPGAPGSKGGVTYGNIKVPDERVDALAKIFNPKKTTFAEITFLDVSETGKAAKGAFSPEVIQEMRNADVLVHVVRAFDNPMLGEPIDPQAEVQAFDDEILLIDMALLERAVERMIKEQKKGLPLDVRKKCLEHLEGGEPLRNLELTAEEEAELSAVQLLSRSPLVRVFNLSEETWEDPEYASLKPLKGPEGNAVSLGLCAAIESEIAQLETPEEQAEFLESLGLEAPAKIAFVKAAYQLLDLISFLTSGEDECRAWSIARGTIARAAAGKIHSDIERGFIRAEVYRLEDLLEAGTEAALKKAGKMRLEGKEYVVQDGDVMHFRFNV, encoded by the coding sequence ATGCGCGTCGGCATCGTCGGCTTCCCCGGCTGCGGGAAGAGCACCGTCTTCCAGGCCCTGGCCCCCGGAGCGCCGGGCAGCAAGGGCGGCGTCACCTACGGGAACATCAAGGTCCCCGACGAGCGCGTCGACGCGCTCGCGAAGATCTTCAACCCCAAGAAGACCACCTTCGCCGAGATCACCTTCCTCGACGTGAGCGAGACCGGGAAGGCGGCCAAGGGCGCCTTCTCCCCCGAGGTCATCCAGGAGATGCGCAACGCCGACGTGCTGGTCCACGTGGTGCGCGCCTTCGACAACCCGATGCTCGGCGAGCCCATCGATCCGCAGGCGGAGGTGCAGGCCTTCGACGACGAGATCCTCCTCATCGACATGGCCCTCCTCGAGCGGGCCGTCGAGCGGATGATCAAGGAGCAGAAGAAGGGGCTGCCCCTCGACGTCCGCAAGAAGTGCCTGGAGCACCTCGAGGGCGGCGAGCCCCTGCGCAACCTCGAGCTGACGGCGGAGGAGGAGGCCGAGCTCTCGGCCGTGCAGCTCCTCTCCCGGAGCCCCCTGGTCCGCGTCTTCAACCTCTCGGAGGAGACCTGGGAGGATCCCGAGTACGCGAGCCTCAAGCCCCTGAAGGGCCCCGAGGGCAACGCCGTCTCCCTCGGCCTCTGCGCCGCCATCGAGAGCGAGATCGCGCAGCTGGAGACCCCCGAGGAGCAGGCCGAGTTCCTCGAGAGCCTGGGCCTCGAGGCCCCCGCCAAGATCGCCTTCGTGAAGGCCGCCTACCAGCTCCTCGACCTCATCTCCTTCCTCACCTCCGGTGAGGACGAGTGCCGGGCCTGGTCCATCGCCCGGGGCACCATCGCCCGGGCCGCCGCCGGCAAGATCCACTCGGACATCGAGCGCGGCTTCATCCGCGCCGAGGTCTACCGCCTCGAGGACCTGCTCGAGGCGGGCACCGAGGCCGCCCTGAAGAAGGCCGGCAAGATGCGGCTGGAGGGCAAGGAGTACGTCGTCCAGGACGGGGACGTCATGCACTTCCGTTTCAACGTGTAA
- the argF gene encoding ornithine carbamoyltransferase: MAKHFLALSDYSSEELGGLLALAAKVKKNPGEYRKALEGQTLGMIFQKSSTRTRVSFEVGMFQLGGHALFLSGNDLQLGRGETVPDTAQVLSRYLDGIMARVFAQKDVDDLATGTIPVINGLSDLLHPCQVMADLQTIQEHKGHLEGLVLTYVGDGNNMAHSLINGGVRMGMEVRIAAPEGYQPVPEIVEAASKLGKVVVDTDAAKLCQGADVVYTDVWASMGQEAEHEARLKLFQPYQVNGELFGKAKDDAIFMHCLPAHRGEEVTDEVVDHARSVVFDEAENRLHAQKAILLHLMGGVAI; encoded by the coding sequence ATGGCAAAGCACTTCCTCGCCCTCTCGGACTACTCCTCCGAGGAGCTGGGCGGCCTGCTGGCGCTGGCTGCCAAGGTGAAGAAGAACCCCGGCGAGTACCGCAAGGCGCTCGAGGGTCAGACCCTGGGGATGATCTTCCAGAAGTCGTCGACCCGCACCCGGGTCTCCTTCGAGGTGGGCATGTTCCAGCTCGGGGGCCACGCCCTCTTCCTCTCGGGGAACGACCTGCAGCTGGGCCGGGGCGAGACCGTCCCGGACACCGCCCAGGTGCTCTCGCGCTACCTCGACGGGATCATGGCGCGGGTCTTCGCCCAGAAGGACGTCGATGACCTGGCCACCGGCACCATCCCGGTGATCAACGGCCTCTCCGACCTGCTCCACCCCTGCCAGGTGATGGCCGACCTCCAGACCATCCAGGAGCACAAGGGCCACCTCGAGGGCCTGGTGCTCACCTACGTCGGTGACGGCAACAACATGGCCCACTCCCTCATCAACGGCGGCGTCCGGATGGGGATGGAGGTGCGCATCGCCGCCCCCGAGGGCTACCAGCCGGTGCCCGAGATCGTGGAGGCCGCCTCCAAGCTGGGCAAGGTCGTCGTCGACACCGACGCGGCGAAGCTCTGCCAGGGCGCCGACGTGGTCTACACCGACGTCTGGGCCAGCATGGGCCAGGAGGCCGAGCACGAGGCGCGCCTGAAGCTCTTCCAGCCCTACCAGGTCAACGGCGAGCTCTTCGGCAAGGCCAAGGACGACGCCATCTTCATGCACTGCCTGCCGGCCCACCGCGGCGAGGAGGTCACCGACGAGGTGGTCGACCACGCCCGCTCCGTCGTCTTCGACGAGGCCGAGAACCGGCTGCACGCGCAGAAGGCGATCCTGCTGCACCTCATGGGCGGGGTGGCCATCTAG
- a CDS encoding cyclic 2,3-diphosphoglycerate synthase: protein MTRRRVLIIGAAGRDFHNFNVVFREDETHEVVGFTAAQIPNIDDRRYPAALAGKLYPEGIPIFPEDDLEKVIADLKVDECVFSYSDVSYDHVGHISARCNAAGADFRLLGTRDTMLKAKVPVIAVCAVRTGCGKSQTSRWVAKALQDMGKKVVAVRHPMPYGDLAKQAVQRFAKVEDMDEHECTFEEREEYESHIKEGNVIYAGVDYGAILEQAQEECDVLIWDGGNNDWPFYTPDLWITVADPLRAGHETKYFPGEVNFRAAQVICINKAERATAEEVKAVQDAAAKLNPSATVIRCASKVSVADPDAVKGKKVLCIEDGPTLTHGGMTFGAAQVAAETFGAAEVVDPRPHFKGSIQTTYETYPHIGKLLPAMGYFEEQIADLKATIDAVECDLILVGTPFDLAANVELGKPAQRVNYVLDPFADDPSLLDELKKVVA from the coding sequence ATGACTCGACGCAGGGTTCTGATCATCGGCGCCGCGGGGCGCGACTTCCACAACTTCAACGTGGTCTTCCGCGAGGACGAGACCCACGAGGTCGTTGGCTTCACCGCTGCCCAGATCCCCAACATCGACGACCGCCGCTACCCCGCGGCGCTGGCCGGCAAGCTCTACCCCGAGGGCATCCCGATCTTCCCCGAGGACGACCTGGAGAAGGTCATCGCCGACCTGAAGGTCGACGAGTGCGTCTTCAGCTACTCCGACGTCTCCTACGACCACGTCGGCCACATCTCGGCCCGCTGCAACGCCGCCGGCGCCGACTTCCGGCTGCTGGGCACCCGGGACACGATGCTGAAGGCCAAGGTGCCGGTCATCGCCGTCTGCGCCGTGCGCACCGGCTGCGGCAAGAGCCAGACCTCCCGCTGGGTCGCCAAGGCCCTCCAGGACATGGGCAAGAAGGTCGTGGCGGTCCGCCACCCGATGCCCTACGGCGATCTCGCCAAGCAGGCCGTCCAGCGCTTCGCCAAGGTCGAGGACATGGACGAGCACGAGTGCACCTTCGAGGAGCGGGAGGAGTACGAGTCCCACATCAAGGAGGGGAACGTCATCTACGCCGGCGTCGACTACGGCGCGATCCTCGAGCAGGCCCAGGAGGAGTGTGACGTCCTGATCTGGGACGGCGGCAACAACGACTGGCCCTTCTACACCCCCGACCTCTGGATCACCGTCGCCGACCCCCTGCGGGCCGGCCACGAGACGAAGTACTTCCCCGGCGAGGTGAACTTCCGCGCCGCCCAGGTCATCTGCATCAACAAGGCCGAGCGGGCGACGGCCGAGGAGGTGAAGGCGGTGCAGGACGCGGCCGCGAAGCTGAACCCCTCGGCGACCGTCATCCGCTGCGCCTCCAAGGTGAGCGTGGCCGACCCCGACGCCGTGAAGGGCAAGAAGGTCCTCTGCATCGAGGACGGCCCGACCCTGACCCACGGCGGCATGACCTTCGGCGCCGCCCAGGTGGCCGCCGAGACCTTCGGCGCCGCCGAGGTCGTCGATCCGCGGCCCCACTTCAAGGGCAGCATCCAGACCACCTACGAGACCTACCCGCACATCGGAAAGCTCCTGCCCGCCATGGGCTACTTCGAGGAGCAGATCGCGGATCTGAAGGCCACCATCGACGCGGTCGAGTGCGACCTCATCCTGGTGGGCACGCCCTTCGACCTGGCCGCCAACGTCGAGCTCGGCAAGCCGGCGCAGCGCGTGAACTACGTGCTCGATCCCTTCGCCGACGATCCCTCCCTCCTCGACGAGCTGAAGAAGGTGGTGGCGTGA
- the arcC gene encoding carbamate kinase: protein MRDKSPESGAQTVVVAMGGHAFIQPGERGTIHDHEKNAKEICVQLMSLVERGYHLIITHGNGPQVGSLLIQAERARDEVPPFPLDAKVAETEGGLGYILQQALLNELRRRDIRRYVVTMVTQVLVDENDPAFQNPTKPIGPFMSKEDAEARKAEFGWDIVEDSGRGWRRVVPSPKPKRVIQRDMIRDAALQGHIVVAGGGGGIPIKKNDDGDYEGVEAVIDKDLTSSVLAANIGADLLIILTAVDAVYLGFNTPEQEALGAVTLRECKEHIDRGHFPPGSMGPKVEAIYNFLKAGGRRGLITSPDKLIAALDGEAGTHFVGHI from the coding sequence ATGCGAGACAAGTCACCGGAATCAGGGGCCCAGACGGTCGTCGTGGCGATGGGCGGCCACGCCTTCATCCAGCCCGGCGAGCGCGGCACCATCCACGATCACGAGAAGAACGCCAAGGAGATCTGCGTCCAGCTGATGTCCCTGGTGGAGCGCGGCTACCACCTGATCATCACCCACGGGAACGGCCCCCAGGTCGGCAGCCTGCTGATCCAGGCCGAGCGCGCCCGGGACGAGGTCCCCCCCTTCCCCCTCGACGCCAAGGTCGCCGAGACCGAGGGAGGCCTCGGCTACATCCTCCAGCAGGCCCTGCTCAACGAGCTGCGCCGCCGGGACATCCGCCGCTACGTGGTGACCATGGTGACCCAGGTGCTGGTCGACGAGAACGATCCCGCCTTCCAGAACCCCACCAAGCCCATCGGCCCCTTCATGTCGAAGGAGGACGCCGAGGCCCGCAAGGCCGAGTTCGGCTGGGACATCGTCGAGGACTCGGGCCGCGGCTGGCGGCGGGTGGTCCCCTCCCCGAAGCCGAAGCGCGTGATCCAGCGCGACATGATCCGCGACGCGGCCCTCCAGGGGCACATCGTGGTCGCCGGCGGCGGCGGCGGCATCCCCATCAAGAAGAACGACGACGGGGACTACGAGGGCGTCGAGGCCGTCATCGACAAGGACCTGACCTCCAGCGTGCTGGCCGCCAACATCGGGGCCGACCTGCTGATCATCCTCACCGCCGTGGACGCGGTCTACCTCGGCTTCAACACCCCCGAGCAGGAGGCCCTCGGGGCCGTCACCCTGCGGGAGTGCAAGGAGCACATCGATCGGGGGCACTTCCCGCCCGGCTCGATGGGCCCCAAGGTCGAGGCCATCTACAACTTCCTGAAGGCCGGCGGGCGCCGGGGGCTCATCACCAGCCCCGACAAGCTGATCGCGGCGCTCGACGGTGAGGCCGGGACCCACTTCGTCGGACATATCTAG
- a CDS encoding GNAT family N-acetyltransferase: MEVTLRPIEPGELAALHRLWEEAGLPHEPEGRDTLAELERQRARDADLWLGAYLADRLVGSVVGTDDGRKGWINRLAVHPELRRTGLARRLVEACEAAFRARGRIIVTALVEHQNEASLAFFEEAGYQLRRDVLYLRKAWGPAGTC; encoded by the coding sequence ATGGAGGTCACCCTTCGGCCCATCGAGCCCGGGGAGCTCGCGGCGCTGCACAGACTCTGGGAGGAGGCCGGGCTGCCCCACGAGCCCGAGGGCCGGGACACCCTCGCGGAGCTGGAGCGGCAGCGGGCCCGTGACGCCGACCTCTGGCTCGGCGCCTACCTCGCCGACCGGCTGGTGGGCAGCGTCGTCGGCACCGACGACGGGCGCAAGGGCTGGATCAACCGCCTGGCGGTGCACCCCGAGTTGCGGCGGACGGGCCTGGCCCGCCGGCTGGTGGAGGCCTGCGAGGCGGCCTTCCGCGCTCGCGGCCGGATCATCGTCACGGCGCTCGTCGAGCACCAGAACGAGGCCTCCCTCGCCTTCTTCGAGGAGGCGGGCTACCAGCTGCGGCGCGACGTCCTCTACCTCAGGAAGGCGTGGGGCCCAGCGGGCACCTGTTGA
- the pcnB gene encoding polynucleotide adenylyltransferase PcnB yields the protein MSAKRRETTEPDSSPEEVENTESEASETPAAEAAAEEASGDEEAEEEAPATDAEPSGEEAAEEAESPEEAAAGEPTEPTEAEESEDPEDDEFDEHDTEDDSEEEDEEEVDDESLLARRFDAHLDPEERAALEAAGESLDVEEETGEEEADEEAEAAEIDRGRLDPEAVMVTRRLRRFEHEAYLVGGCVRDLLVGLEPKDFDVATSAKPEEIKEVFSNCRLIGRRFRLAHIYFRGGKVIETATFRTSPHEEGKAPEEGDDLYIEQDNVWGTAEEDARRRDFTINGLFYDPKAGKVIDHVGGLEDLRAGKVRTIGEPGIRMAEDPVRILRAVRFAAKLGFQIEAATFAAMKESAPDITKCSSPRVLEEVLRLLRSGASRAAFSILEEIGALPHLVPPVAAFLEKAEEAQQVRFWAHLDAMDERIHELDGRPLDDSVLLATLMATLFEGEGWPGPRSDELDTMLAELVRDARLPRKRVERIRLIIGAQRIFAGQRRKRFSVGRFVQQAYFGDAVELLEIRSRATGEGRAAVLAWRERIQQGGGGGSKDGKDRGRRRRRGGRRRRGGGGGGGGGGGGGGGGGGGRGRGGRGKGGGGGGKG from the coding sequence GTGAGCGCCAAACGCCGCGAGACAACCGAGCCAGACTCCTCCCCGGAGGAGGTCGAGAACACCGAGAGCGAGGCCAGCGAGACGCCGGCCGCGGAGGCCGCCGCCGAGGAGGCCTCCGGGGACGAGGAGGCCGAGGAAGAGGCCCCCGCCACCGACGCGGAGCCCTCCGGAGAGGAGGCCGCCGAGGAGGCGGAGAGCCCCGAGGAGGCCGCCGCCGGGGAGCCCACCGAGCCCACCGAGGCCGAGGAGTCCGAGGACCCGGAGGACGACGAGTTCGACGAGCACGACACCGAGGACGACTCGGAGGAGGAGGACGAGGAGGAGGTCGACGACGAGTCGCTGCTGGCGCGCCGCTTCGACGCCCACCTCGACCCCGAGGAGCGCGCCGCGCTCGAGGCCGCGGGTGAGAGCCTCGACGTCGAGGAGGAGACCGGCGAGGAGGAGGCGGACGAGGAGGCCGAGGCCGCCGAGATCGATCGCGGCCGCCTGGACCCCGAGGCGGTGATGGTCACCCGCCGCCTGCGCCGCTTCGAGCACGAGGCCTACCTCGTCGGCGGCTGCGTCCGCGATCTCCTGGTGGGGCTCGAGCCCAAGGACTTCGACGTGGCGACCAGCGCCAAGCCCGAGGAGATCAAGGAGGTCTTCTCGAACTGCCGCCTCATCGGCCGGCGCTTCCGCCTCGCGCACATCTACTTCCGCGGCGGGAAGGTGATCGAGACCGCCACCTTCCGCACCAGCCCGCACGAGGAGGGGAAGGCCCCCGAGGAGGGGGACGACCTCTACATCGAGCAGGACAACGTCTGGGGGACGGCCGAGGAGGACGCCCGCCGCCGGGACTTCACCATCAACGGCCTCTTCTACGATCCGAAGGCCGGCAAGGTGATCGACCACGTCGGCGGCCTCGAGGATCTGCGCGCCGGCAAGGTGAGGACCATCGGCGAGCCCGGCATCCGGATGGCCGAGGATCCGGTGCGGATCCTGCGGGCGGTGCGCTTCGCGGCGAAGCTCGGCTTCCAGATCGAGGCGGCGACCTTCGCGGCGATGAAGGAGAGCGCCCCCGACATCACCAAGTGCTCCTCCCCCCGGGTCCTGGAGGAGGTCCTGCGCCTGCTGCGCAGCGGCGCCTCCCGGGCGGCCTTCTCCATCCTGGAGGAGATCGGCGCGCTGCCTCACCTCGTGCCTCCGGTCGCGGCCTTCCTCGAGAAGGCCGAGGAGGCGCAGCAGGTGCGCTTCTGGGCGCACCTGGACGCGATGGACGAGCGCATCCACGAGCTCGACGGCAGGCCCCTCGACGACTCGGTCCTGCTCGCCACCCTCATGGCGACCCTCTTCGAGGGCGAGGGCTGGCCGGGGCCGCGCTCCGACGAGCTCGACACGATGCTGGCCGAGCTGGTCCGTGACGCCCGCCTGCCCCGCAAGCGGGTGGAGCGGATCCGCCTGATCATCGGTGCCCAGCGCATCTTCGCCGGCCAGCGGCGCAAGCGCTTCTCGGTGGGCCGCTTCGTGCAGCAGGCCTACTTCGGCGACGCGGTGGAGCTCCTGGAGATCCGCTCCCGGGCCACCGGCGAGGGCCGGGCCGCGGTGCTCGCCTGGCGGGAGCGCATCCAGCAGGGCGGCGGTGGCGGCTCGAAGGACGGCAAGGACCGCGGACGGCGTCGTCGCCGGGGCGGTCGTCGTCGCCGTGGCGGCGGCGGTGGCGGTGGTGGAGGCGGCGGCGGCGGCGGCGGCGGCGGCGGCGGGCGAGGCCGGGGTGGCCGCGGCAAGGGCGGCGGCGGCGGAGGAAAGGGCTAG
- a CDS encoding PHP domain-containing protein: protein MSSAPYPVDLHAHTLVSDGLRTPAELVELAAGRGVLTLALTDHDAVEGIAPARDAAARHGLELVPGVELSCDLDAREVHLLGLGIDPDAPALRELLTRAQASRRKAFLRALERLATCRVPLPEDLVERLDAQGTRALGRAHLGRALTRAGHTRSVGEAFARFLGEGAPARVIRERPSLEEAIEVVVAAGGLPLLAHPGGYAGSTFGVERLRQLKRLGVVGLELRHPAHKSQKIRAFREAALELSLLVSGGSDHHGYPGDQPPGSQGLDLEEYRPLAARLASTG, encoded by the coding sequence ATGAGCAGCGCACCCTATCCGGTGGATCTCCACGCCCACACCCTGGTCAGCGACGGCCTGCGCACGCCGGCCGAGCTGGTGGAGCTCGCCGCCGGGCGAGGCGTCCTGACCCTCGCCCTCACCGACCACGACGCCGTGGAGGGCATCGCCCCGGCCCGGGACGCCGCCGCGCGCCACGGGCTGGAGCTCGTCCCGGGGGTGGAGCTCTCCTGCGACCTCGACGCCCGGGAGGTCCACCTCCTGGGCCTGGGCATCGATCCGGACGCCCCGGCGCTGCGCGAGCTCCTCACGCGGGCGCAGGCCTCCCGCCGCAAGGCCTTCCTGAGGGCCCTGGAGCGCCTGGCGACCTGCCGGGTGCCGCTGCCCGAGGACCTCGTCGAGCGGCTGGACGCCCAGGGCACCCGCGCGCTCGGCCGGGCCCACCTCGGGCGGGCCCTCACCCGCGCCGGGCACACCCGCAGCGTGGGCGAGGCCTTCGCCCGCTTCCTGGGCGAGGGCGCCCCGGCCCGGGTGATCCGGGAGCGCCCCTCCCTCGAGGAGGCCATCGAGGTCGTGGTCGCGGCCGGGGGGCTGCCCCTGCTCGCCCACCCCGGGGGCTACGCCGGGTCGACCTTCGGGGTGGAGCGCCTCCGCCAGCTGAAGCGGCTGGGGGTGGTCGGGCTGGAGCTGCGCCACCCGGCCCACAAGAGCCAGAAGATCCGCGCCTTCCGGGAGGCGGCCCTCGAGCTCTCGCTCCTGGTCAGCGGGGGCAGCGATCATCACGGGTACCCGGGGGATCAACCGCCGGGCAGCCAGGGCCTCGACCTGGAGGAGTACCGCCCGCTGGCCGCGCGCCTGGCCTCGACAGGATGA
- a CDS encoding M20/M25/M40 family metallo-hydrolase translates to MSTPFDFLEAARELIAAPSVSAMGNDAALAVVRPLAERCGLTTSMLPGEYLGRTHHNLLCAHPGSPGADGGLLLLTHSDTVDPGALEAWTATGNDPYRLTRDGDRLYGLGTADVKLDALCKLLALDRVRELKLTRPVHFLFSFAEEVGLVGARHFMADPPIRHAFASAGEPSELTIIHAHKGYLVIRVQLTDPGAPPLSGARRERTFEGQSAHSSTPHLGDSAIERLLDALHPGPGPAGSHPDEGVARSQGARGLDAAAVRAALGGGVAAVRGGEVANRVADRCTLELDGVGPDGSALLAAAAELRARWCALVAGLEPTEDRRFDPYHSVYNLGRIRLEADEEGRASLDVLYDCRILPGQDAEAAAHAFEREIEAVARAGAFDWSVEVDRDSRALSAPPDGPLIEAAIRAARQVGTDPTPRTKATSTEAGVLASRGAQAMVFGAGVSVGNVHKPNEHNLHSQLLTAIDFYEALIRELCT, encoded by the coding sequence GTGAGCACACCCTTCGACTTCCTCGAGGCTGCGCGAGAGCTGATCGCGGCGCCCAGCGTCTCGGCGATGGGCAACGACGCCGCCCTGGCGGTGGTCCGGCCGCTGGCCGAGCGCTGCGGGCTCACGACCTCGATGCTGCCGGGCGAGTACCTCGGCCGCACCCACCACAACCTGCTCTGCGCCCACCCGGGCAGCCCCGGCGCCGACGGTGGCCTGCTCCTCCTGACCCACTCGGACACCGTGGACCCCGGCGCGCTCGAGGCCTGGACGGCGACCGGGAACGATCCCTACCGCCTCACCCGCGACGGGGACCGGCTCTACGGGCTGGGCACGGCGGACGTGAAGCTCGACGCCCTCTGCAAGCTCCTGGCCCTCGATCGGGTGCGCGAGCTGAAGCTCACCCGCCCGGTGCACTTCCTCTTCTCCTTCGCCGAGGAGGTGGGGTTGGTCGGCGCCCGGCACTTCATGGCCGATCCGCCGATCCGCCACGCCTTCGCCTCCGCCGGCGAGCCGAGCGAGCTGACGATCATCCACGCCCACAAGGGCTACCTGGTCATCCGGGTGCAGCTCACCGATCCCGGCGCCCCGCCCCTCTCGGGCGCGCGGCGCGAGCGCACCTTCGAGGGCCAGAGCGCCCACTCGAGCACCCCTCACCTGGGCGACTCGGCCATCGAGCGCCTCCTCGACGCCCTCCACCCGGGGCCCGGCCCGGCCGGCTCCCACCCCGACGAGGGCGTCGCCCGAAGCCAGGGGGCCCGGGGGCTGGACGCGGCGGCCGTGCGCGCCGCCCTCGGCGGTGGCGTGGCGGCGGTGCGAGGCGGCGAGGTCGCCAACCGGGTCGCCGATCGCTGCACCCTCGAACTGGACGGCGTGGGCCCCGACGGGAGCGCCCTGCTCGCCGCCGCGGCCGAGCTGCGCGCCCGCTGGTGCGCCCTCGTCGCCGGCCTCGAGCCGACCGAGGACCGGCGCTTCGATCCTTACCACTCGGTCTACAACCTCGGCCGGATCCGGCTCGAGGCCGACGAGGAGGGCCGGGCCTCCCTCGACGTCCTCTACGACTGCCGGATCCTCCCGGGCCAGGACGCCGAGGCCGCCGCCCACGCCTTCGAGCGCGAGATCGAGGCGGTGGCCCGGGCCGGCGCCTTCGACTGGAGCGTCGAGGTGGACCGCGACTCGCGGGCCCTCTCGGCGCCTCCGGACGGCCCCCTGATCGAGGCGGCCATCCGGGCTGCCCGCCAGGTGGGCACCGACCCCACGCCGAGGACCAAGGCCACCAGCACCGAGGCCGGGGTCCTCGCCAGCCGGGGCGCCCAGGCGATGGTCTTCGGCGCCGGCGTCTCCGTCGGCAACGTCCACAAGCCCAACGAGCACAACCTCCACTCCCAGCTGCTCACCGCCATCGACTTCTACGAGGCGCTGATCCGCGAGCTGTGCACCTGA